atgatgataatttttttttttatattttcctttatttaattttattcagtttatttttatgtttacgaGGTTTTGAACATAATATAACATACTTATATCGTCTcgtatttaaagaaatactttgaaaaaattattacgtaaTCTTATAACACGAGGTGTTGAAGAATTTAATTGCCTCAATTATTACTTCTTATGGACTTCTCTTAACTGTTTAATGACTGTTAGGCAGTTTTGTAGTAATTGGCacttaagaaagaaaaagtttgATGTATCACACTAAtacgaatttatttatactaatcAATAACTTCTAGATGATGTattcgttaaaaaaaattacaaattacaacaTGAATACATGCTTATTAATTTGATAGATGTcataacatttgtattttaaatatacgtaaaatatattttattttgagttataaaaagttgtaaaaaattcTCGACAACTCGTCAGAttggcaataaaaaataagttattactatatcgttataaatatagttataaatatatataacgtaAGTTACTACTATATCGCTATACCAGtgccaaaaatatattgttatctcttttattcaatttaaaaaagttgaaataacataaattaattctataaaaaaaacacacacgtGCTACACTTATGTCCAGCTCTGTTCTTTAAAACGAAATCCAATGATTTCTatacttataataattaccaaagaaatatgttaattCACCATTCACATGTTATGTCGCTTAATTTAAATGCAACACTGGTTATGAAAAATGTTCATGATCAGATTACAAAATTACGTTGAATCGGTGAAAGTGATTCACTTTTGGTCTTATATTAGCGTGAAAACAACGAGAGGAgatcattttaatttgcacTAAGCTTTGCGCATTTGTCTTTGGGAAACATAgaacaacatttaaatttagattccCTGTGAAGTATTGACTACTATCGCATTTATATGTTTCCATGTCACTAATCAACGCGTAGTTTTTTTGATGTGTCAGTTGGTTTCCATTgtctaattaaaacttattatccATTACACccactttttttaatacaatttttagaGCAAGGAATAACCCGATGTAACAatgctattattttaaacttgtcTAACTAACACTCAGCAATGCGGCTTCTtgtctttaatattaattatgcaAATGACCGTTAAGTGAGCAACTTACGTAACATGGCTACTTTAACATTTACTTTCGCTGGCGATTGATCGAATTACATGtcgttttatgttttaactttaaaagtatTGCAACAGATCTTGAGTTATTAAGTGGcgttaaaaacaatagaacagCGAAGTATTCTATTTAAGCCCGCTACACACTTTCATATTTAACTGCTCAATTTTATCTGaacattttaactattttgttaaaagataCGTGTATAGGCAATACAAGAACAAACAGTAAACATGGACAGCTCTCAGTTTAGTCTCCAAAAGTTTTAGCAGTACAGTCTGATTGTTGTtgatgtttagatggatggatggatatttgttggAAGGTTTCTCCGGAActatcttgatgaaatgttccataggtgtagaacatagtttgtaagaatacataggctagttattaagtttgttttatccgcgcgaacggagtcgcgggcgaaagctagtttaataataaaatagatcaTTTGtacgattttaaattatcatcaaTTCATTATCGAATTTGGAATGTAATGTATCGGTACGATTTTGAAATCAAgtctcatttattttatttagaaagtaGATACAGAGAAAAGGCGAGCgggataaataatatttgttagtgCTTCTAATGTGCATTTcgtgatattatttaaaaatatttttataatgaactaGCTTAACTATGGGGCCAATGCCAACTTAATGCCAAAATTGACTTTCGGATTATTCATTCGACTACGACTATCCGAACGGCAATATATTCCTAAATGCATATGGATCAATGAAAAACTAGACTGAATTATTCGTAGCGAACCGTTTTGAATAGCTCATATCGTGCGTCATTGGCGTCCCCTTTTTTAAACCCCCTTTACAGTAGCTTTTGAAGGCGACGCAATATAGCgatgttatttcttttgaatatttatgacTTCCTACCATGTACCGAATCATAAATAGTTGACTTTTACTTTGGGAACATGTTACTCTATGTTCATTAACATAACGGAAACAAAACGAGTTCCAGTTTGAATGAGGtttgtagtaatttttttcttacggCCGTACTGTGATATAATCAAATCCACTTTAAACATTATTCAAATAGTGTCGTAGTAATAAGTGACGCACAATCTTTTTAAGTATCATATACTCGTAAAACCGAgtcaaaaaaatgaaaaaacagAACTAAAGCATACAAAGGAATCGATGCGACTGCAATTCAATCGAGGGTGTATTCAAAAACAGTTCAATTGAAagctttgttaataaaaaccaatttaagTGGTTCGCAGCAATATCGAGAGCAAGGTATATTCGATATAACCAAGCTTCTGATTTTGAACAGTTCTTTATGTACAGTGCTATTCAAACTTATTGCTAATTTCACAGAAGTACATTGAGACAATGCAGTGATACTATTGTTTGAAcgcacaatttttataattctacttGCAACGCATTCGACAGCAAAACAATCATAGAGTGTTTAAAGACAAAACCATATTAattgacttaaaattaaacataactaCATATTTTCAATGGCTCAAATGTAATGATTAAATTCCACGGCGTGTATACTATGAAAGTGAGAACATCTAAATGTTAgagtaaaaacagtttttgtaaattgtttttgtgaattataataatttcatatcgACATTTAAAAGGTATGgaaggaaattaaaataaaacacctttaagtaataaaaactatttacttttcaaagtataaaatttgaatgaaggaaaaagtataaagtaagtatattaactgtcataatttatttaaagttataattaattgtgaGGCGTTGTATTATCGTAAAGATTTcgcaacttatttttaaatctaacaaATTTGGACACTTCTTTACTCTTAAGGCCAGTTACTGTACGATTACTATCTATTATAAATATCGGTTcaagtttttctattttcgtaACATCACTTTTATCGTCATCCTTATTTACAAAGTATATAGCTGGTAAATTCATATTACTAGTTTCATTTGATTCACCATCCCCTGGGAAAACGACATAAAGCACTGTTGGCAGAGCGTCCCTTCTTTGGCCTATTCTGATATTTTTAGGGGCAGTTGCCACTAATACATTATACGATTCCGCATGTTGACTTATAATAggtaagtttataaaatttacagtCTCCGGGGTTTGTGTTTCGTTGATATATTTGTTGGTAACACTTTTTGGATATACCATTTTTGCAACCTGGTTTGTACATCCATCAGCCAAATTAGCTGGATGCCCGAAAACAGCCTCTGACAGGTCCTGATTACTTGCGGAACTTGGTAGTTCTTGTGGTATTTTCGCAAATAGTGCACCAAATGATCTTGGCTTAATTGGTTCCTTGTGGGATATAGGATTGAATTTAAGACTAAATCCGTTACTTATTGGTATACCTTCAATCGAATAATTTGTAAACCACAGCAACAGCAGCGTGATGATAATCTgtcaacaattaaaaaaaaacattttttattctgcttAAACTATCAAGATTAAAGGACCAAAGACCAAGTAGTCGATGCTGCATTAATctgaatactttttttttaatattttgattatcaCAACATTAAGCACAAATAGGGTTAAGTTTTGCAGTCACGTGTACTTACACATTTATGACACACAGAAAACACAGGCATTCTGGCATTGCGCGGACGAAAGTCAATCGTACACTGTACATGATTACATTGTAACCTAACTAAACGATTCATTGTTACAATTGTTTTGAAACGCTAACTACTGACTAGGGATGTTTACCTGACATCGAGGAAGTTTCAATCGTAAACGACACAGTGACCCTCCCATGTCACCATTGTAGAATGGCGCTTGTATAGCATGTATGACAATTTATcggatttttgtttatattaacgGTGTTCGTACCTAATTATATTGTCgcattagtaatttataaactagctcTTGGCCAACCGATGGGTTCTtcgacttttttattttcatgtctATTTTTACCaactaatgaaatataatcGTGTGTTTACAATATCGAAAGAGCCgtacaaaatacatattgtttaatagaaaagaaattagttttttttacctttcgATGTATCTTAGATAGTAAGTCGAAAATTAAACGACTATCCGACATTCAAAATTACACTCGAGAGTGCCGTTCGTTTTAAAGTGTTCACTAACCGATTTTATTTAacccatttttaaatatccgtACCGTAGACTTTTAAAGCTGCctctattaaaaattttattcactaAAAATATCGCTTACGAAATAACGCTTTCAGGTGTTACGTGTCATATCACCTGGAAAAAGTATTATAGTAAACGCTGGAATCGAAAAGACCGTGTCTTTTGTGTGCGGTAGCACGTCACCGTAGGTAAATGTGAAAAATGTTCGTTGGATCCCACAAAAGTCCATGGTCTGCGGCCGATCGTTACACAATACGGATATTTTACtcgtatttttaatagtttagcTTACAAAACTGGCCCTTCTAAAGGAAGAGGTTTGATCGTTCTGGTATTTGGTCGTCTCCACTG
This DNA window, taken from Papilio machaon chromosome Z, ilPapMach1.1, whole genome shotgun sequence, encodes the following:
- the LOC106720026 gene encoding uncharacterized protein LOC106720026 produces the protein MPVFSVCHKCIIITLLLLWFTNYSIEGIPISNGFSLKFNPISHKEPIKPRSFGALFAKIPQELPSSASNQDLSEAVFGHPANLADGCTNQVAKMVYPKSVTNKYINETQTPETVNFINLPIISQHAESYNVLVATAPKNIRIGQRRDALPTVLYVVFPGDGESNETSNMNLPAIYFVNKDDDKSDVTKIEKLEPIFIIDSNRTVTGLKSKEVSKFVRFKNKLRNLYDNTTPHN